From a region of the Acomys russatus chromosome 4, mAcoRus1.1, whole genome shotgun sequence genome:
- the Adra2b gene encoding alpha-2B adrenergic receptor has protein sequence MDHQEPYSVQATAAIASVITFLILFTIFGNALVILAVLTSRSLRAPQNLFLVSLAAADILVATLIIPFSLANELLGYWYFWRTWCEVYLALDVLFCTSSIVHLCAISLDRYWAVSRALEYNSKRTPRRIKCIILTVWLIAAVISLPPLVYKGDQRPEPHGLPQCELNQEAWYILASSFGSFFAPCLIMILVYLRIYVIAKRSHCRGSRAKRASGDGESKKPRTVAGRAPTSAKVPTLASPLSSVGEANGHPKPPSEKEEGETPEDAESRALPPSWSALPRSGQSQKKDINGATAEGAEEEDEEGVEEHEPQTLPASPGSGCSPPLQQPQASQVLATLRGQVLLSRNVGAASGQWWRRRTQLSRERRFTFVLAVVIGVFVVCWFPFFFSYSLGAICPQHCKVPHGIFQFFFWIGYCNSSLNPVIYTIFNQDFRRAFRRILCRQWTQTAW, from the coding sequence ATGGACCACCAGGAGCCCTACTCGGTGCAGGCCACTGCTGCCATCGCGTCGGTTATCACCTTTCTCATCCTTTTCACCATTTTCGGCAATGCGCTGGTCATTCTGGCTGTGTTGACCAGCCGCTCACTCCGTGCACCACAAAACCTGTTCCTGGTGTCACTGGCAGCCGCCGACATCCTTGTGGCCACTCTCATCATCCCTTTCTCTCTGGCCAACGAGCTGCTGGGCTACTGGTACTTCTGGCGCACATGGTGTGAGGTCTACCTGGCGCTAGACGTGCTCTTCTGTACCTCCTCCATCGTGCACCTGTGCGCCATCAGCCTGGACCGATACTGGGCAGTGAGCCGAGCATTGGAGTACAACTCCAAGCGCACCCCGCGCCGCATCAAATGCATCATCCTCACTGTGTGGCTCATTGCAGCTGTCATTTCTCTACCACCCCTCGTCTACAAGGGCGACCAGCGCCCAGAGCCCCACGGGCTCCCCCAGTGTGAGCTCAACCAAGAGGCTTGGTACATCTTGGCTTCCAGCTTCGGATCTTTCTTTGCTCCCTGCCTCATCATGATCCTTGTCTACCTGCGAATCTACGTAATTGCCAAACGCAGCCACTGCAGAGGTTCCAGGGCCAAGAGGGCCTCCGGGGACGGCGAGTCTAAGAAGCCCCGTACTGTCGCTGGGAGAGCTCCAACGTCAGCTAAAGTACCCACCCTGGCCTCCCCTCTATCTTCTGTGGGAGAGGCCAACGGGCACCCTAAACCTCCAagtgagaaggaggaaggggagaccCCTGAAGATGCCGAGTCCAGGGCTTTGCCACCCAGCTGGTCGGCCCTTCCCAGATCAGGCCAGAGCCAGAAGAAGGACATTAATGGGGCAACTGCAGAGGGagcagaagaggaggatgaagaaggtGTGGAAGAACACGAACCCCAAACATTGCCAGCGTCTCCTGGCTCGGGATGCAGCCCACCATTGCAGCAGCCCCAGGCTTCCCAGGTGCTGGCCACACTTCGAGGCCAGGTGCTTCTGAGCAGAAATGTGGGTGCTGCCAGTGGGCAATGGTGGCGCCGACGGACACAGCTGAGCCGAGAGAGGAGGTTCACCTTTGTGCTGGCAGTCGTCATTGGCGTTTTTGTGGTCTGctggtttcctttcttcttcagctACAGTCTGGGGGCCATCTGCCCACAGCACTGCAAAGTACCACATGGCATCTTCCAGTTCTTCTTCTGGATTGGCTACTGCAACAGCTCTTTGAACCCCGTTATCTACACCATCTTCAACCAGGACTTCCGCCGTGCCTTTCGAAGGATCCTTTGCAGGCAATGGACCCAGACTGCCTGGTGA